The proteins below come from a single Nocardioides eburneiflavus genomic window:
- the ureA gene encoding urease subunit gamma: protein MHLTPTERDRLLLFLAAELARARRSRGLLLNAPEATALIADAVAEAAREGRRQAEAVATGQQVLTRDEVLPGVPEVVGTVNVEATFEDGTRLVVVPDPFGTGSHTDTTRAGEVPDAVHASGRSGDSPLDSVAAGALPPGTIIPAGDHLAQARRAAREREGRVTVEVRNTGEVPITVTSHFHFFEVNPRLRFDREAAYGRRLALPGGETVRFAPGEDVTVELVDIGGARIAYGFSGYVDGPLDDPQVKAAALQRARDAVRRHDHQQGDHKQGDQTQGDHDQDANDQEENR, encoded by the coding sequence ATGCATCTCACCCCCACTGAACGTGACCGACTGCTGCTGTTCCTGGCCGCTGAATTGGCGCGTGCTCGCCGCTCGCGCGGACTCCTGCTCAACGCTCCCGAAGCCACCGCGCTGATCGCCGACGCTGTGGCGGAGGCTGCCCGCGAGGGGCGCCGACAGGCGGAAGCGGTCGCGACCGGTCAGCAGGTACTCACGCGAGACGAGGTGCTCCCAGGCGTCCCCGAGGTCGTCGGAACGGTCAACGTCGAAGCGACCTTCGAGGACGGCACCCGGCTGGTCGTCGTGCCCGACCCGTTCGGGACCGGGAGCCACACCGACACGACGCGCGCCGGCGAGGTACCCGACGCGGTGCACGCCTCAGGCCGCTCGGGCGACTCGCCGCTCGACTCGGTGGCTGCCGGCGCATTGCCGCCCGGGACGATCATTCCCGCCGGGGACCACCTCGCTCAGGCGCGCCGCGCCGCACGCGAACGCGAAGGGCGGGTCACCGTCGAGGTGCGCAACACCGGCGAGGTGCCGATCACGGTCACCTCACATTTCCACTTCTTCGAGGTGAATCCACGGCTGCGGTTCGACCGCGAGGCGGCCTACGGGCGCCGACTCGCGCTCCCGGGAGGTGAGACGGTGCGGTTCGCGCCGGGCGAGGACGTGACGGTGGAGCTGGTCGACATCGGCGGGGCCCGCATCGCCTACGGGTTCTCCGGCTATGTCGATGGTCCGCTCGACGACCCACAAGTGAAAGCGGCCGCGCTCCAGCGCGCCCGCGACGCAGTACGCAGGCACGACCACCAGCAGGGTGACCACAAGCAGGGCGACCAGACGCAGGGCGACCACGACCAGGACGCCAACGACCAGGAGGAGAACAGATGA
- a CDS encoding ABC transporter permease encodes MSALMATTPPVQKKKCSARLSHSIGVLRVIGSRVLGLFITLLLSSMVVFGALLIAPGSPLTFLTQGRSTSPEAIAALEKQYHLDESIPAQYWHWLSGVVQGDFGNSILYKDSVASLVAERAMNTVVLVACAAVLIIVVGLVLGVITGLRPGRLSSLAMVVATGAMAVPAFVAAVVLTLVFAVQLGWLPAFGPGDGFRGRIEHMILPAVALALSSVAFVARLTQTAVREELTSEHVQTATSRGLPRRTVIGRHVLRNAAIPILTVAGLTVAGLIAASVIVEQAFQLNGLGSFLVTAVQQKDFPVVQAICLLYVAAFIVLNTLIDVAYSLLDPRIAMNGGRP; translated from the coding sequence ATGAGCGCCCTCATGGCCACGACGCCACCGGTGCAGAAGAAGAAGTGTTCTGCCCGACTGAGCCACAGCATCGGTGTCCTGCGCGTCATCGGCAGTCGCGTGCTCGGCCTCTTCATCACCCTGCTTCTCTCCAGCATGGTCGTGTTCGGCGCCTTGCTCATCGCCCCCGGCTCTCCGCTGACGTTCCTGACCCAGGGTCGGTCCACCTCTCCCGAGGCCATCGCTGCGCTCGAGAAGCAGTACCACCTCGACGAGTCGATCCCCGCCCAGTACTGGCACTGGCTCAGCGGCGTCGTGCAAGGCGACTTCGGCAACTCCATCCTCTACAAGGACAGCGTGGCCTCCCTCGTCGCGGAGCGGGCGATGAACACCGTGGTCCTGGTTGCGTGCGCGGCAGTGCTCATCATCGTCGTTGGACTCGTCCTTGGCGTCATCACCGGCCTGCGCCCCGGACGCCTGTCCAGCTTGGCGATGGTCGTGGCCACCGGTGCCATGGCCGTGCCCGCCTTCGTCGCCGCCGTCGTGCTCACTCTCGTGTTCGCCGTACAGCTCGGCTGGCTGCCCGCGTTCGGTCCGGGCGACGGCTTTCGGGGCCGCATCGAGCACATGATCCTGCCCGCGGTCGCGCTCGCCTTGTCGTCGGTGGCCTTCGTCGCCCGGCTCACCCAGACCGCCGTGCGCGAAGAGCTCACCTCCGAGCACGTGCAGACCGCAACCAGCCGCGGGCTCCCGCGACGCACCGTCATCGGACGCCACGTACTGCGGAACGCAGCCATCCCCATCCTGACGGTCGCCGGCCTGACCGTGGCCGGGCTCATCGCCGCCAGCGTGATCGTGGAACAGGCGTTCCAGCTCAACGGCCTCGGCAGCTTCCTGGTCACTGCAGTGCAGCAGAAGGACTTCCCGGTCGTGCAGGCGATCTGCCTTCTCTACGTCGCGGCGT
- a CDS encoding urease subunit alpha, producing the protein MSASRFSVGDRIVLGDTGLVIEVESDAENPGDEFSVGFAQTARDGLHLKAAAATQTCDVVVVNALVLDPLLGIVRTSIGIREGRISSIGRAGNPDTMDGVEVVVGTGTSIIDADGLLLTAGVIDTHVHLLTPRVMEEAISSGVTTVIGQEFGPVWGVGVNSPWALRTATAAFDAWPVNIGFLGRGSSSTPGALTEALVEGGACGFKVHEDLGAHPRALDTALTVADEYDVQVALHTDGLNESGSVADTLAVIGGRTVHAFHIEGCGGGHVPDVLQMAGVQNVIGSSTNPTLPYGRDAIAEHLPMILAVHGHSMDHAADEQRAAERVRAGTMAAEDVLHDLGVIPITSSDALGMGRAGETVRRTFALAGKMKGERGPEHERHDNERVLRYLAKLTVNPALAHGLGHDIGTVAVGKRADLVLWSASRFGTTPEMVLKSGFPAWGVTGDPNASITHAEPLVMGPLFGAHGAAAVELSVAYVSAAAVANGGDRTPTRRLRVAVNGVRSVDLTTMVRHGRLGEVHVDVTSAQVSLDGELLTSEPAERIALSRTYFL; encoded by the coding sequence ATGAGCGCGTCACGGTTCTCCGTCGGCGACCGGATCGTCCTGGGCGACACCGGCCTGGTCATCGAGGTCGAGTCGGACGCCGAGAACCCTGGCGATGAGTTCAGCGTCGGGTTCGCCCAGACGGCCCGCGACGGACTGCACCTCAAGGCCGCAGCCGCCACACAGACGTGCGACGTCGTGGTGGTCAACGCGCTGGTGCTCGACCCGCTTCTGGGCATCGTTCGTACGTCTATCGGCATTCGCGAGGGCCGCATCAGCAGCATCGGCCGCGCCGGGAACCCCGACACCATGGACGGTGTCGAGGTGGTGGTCGGCACTGGCACGAGCATCATCGACGCGGACGGGCTGTTGCTCACCGCCGGCGTCATCGACACCCACGTGCATCTGCTGACGCCGCGCGTGATGGAGGAAGCCATCTCCAGCGGCGTGACCACCGTCATCGGGCAGGAGTTCGGGCCGGTGTGGGGAGTCGGGGTGAACTCCCCGTGGGCATTGAGGACCGCGACCGCAGCCTTCGACGCCTGGCCGGTCAACATCGGCTTCCTGGGGCGCGGCTCTTCCTCCACCCCCGGCGCGCTCACCGAAGCCCTCGTCGAGGGAGGCGCCTGCGGGTTCAAGGTGCACGAGGACCTCGGCGCTCACCCCCGCGCCCTGGACACCGCGCTGACTGTCGCCGACGAGTACGACGTGCAGGTGGCGCTGCACACCGACGGCCTCAACGAGTCCGGGTCGGTGGCCGACACGCTTGCCGTCATCGGCGGACGGACCGTGCACGCGTTCCACATCGAAGGGTGCGGCGGCGGACACGTGCCCGACGTGCTGCAGATGGCCGGGGTGCAGAACGTGATCGGGTCCTCGACCAACCCCACGCTGCCTTACGGACGCGACGCCATCGCCGAGCACCTCCCGATGATCTTGGCGGTTCACGGCCACAGCATGGACCACGCAGCAGACGAGCAACGGGCAGCCGAACGTGTCCGGGCAGGCACCATGGCAGCCGAAGACGTCCTGCACGACCTAGGCGTCATCCCGATCACCTCCTCTGACGCCCTCGGCATGGGCCGCGCCGGGGAGACGGTGCGCCGCACCTTTGCGCTCGCCGGCAAGATGAAGGGAGAACGTGGCCCCGAGCACGAACGGCACGACAACGAGCGGGTGCTGCGCTACCTGGCCAAGCTGACCGTGAACCCGGCGCTCGCGCACGGACTCGGCCACGACATCGGCACCGTCGCGGTGGGCAAGCGCGCCGACCTTGTCCTGTGGTCGGCGAGCCGATTCGGCACCACCCCCGAGATGGTCCTCAAGTCCGGGTTCCCCGCATGGGGCGTCACCGGTGACCCCAACGCCTCCATCACACACGCAGAACCGCTCGTCATGGGCCCCCTGTTCGGCGCCCACGGCGCAGCCGCGGTCGAATTGTCGGTCGCCTACGTCTCAGCAGCAGCGGTCGCCAACGGAGGCGACCGGACCCCCACCCGGCGGCTGCGGGTCGCGGTCAACGGCGTCCGGTCCGTCGACCTGACCACCATGGTGCGACACGGACGTCTCGGGGAAGTCCATGTCGACGTGACGTCCGCGCAGGTGTCCCTCGATGGCGAGCTCCTCACCAGCGAGCCGGCCGAACGCATCGCGTTGTCCCGAACCTACTTCCTCTGA
- a CDS encoding TetR family transcriptional regulator C-terminal domain-containing protein, producing the protein MAAAFAHATNGESQILFPADDTRSVDRRVVTLLDGVLSPDAADFSRLWMSARIVSRHNAALRAVVTAQEETNRHQLIQLIRAGVEGGTFACTTIERSALLIFILLDATTTYVNKDVTEVTDLVGTLLFDTTERELGVPAGTLRSLSAQLAPAGLAATTSP; encoded by the coding sequence GTGGCGGCCGCCTTCGCCCACGCGACGAACGGCGAGAGCCAGATCTTGTTCCCCGCGGACGACACCCGGTCCGTGGACCGCCGCGTTGTCACGCTGCTCGACGGGGTTCTCTCCCCCGATGCCGCTGACTTCAGCCGACTGTGGATGAGCGCCAGAATCGTGAGCCGCCACAACGCGGCCCTGCGGGCCGTGGTGACCGCGCAGGAGGAGACGAACCGACACCAACTGATCCAGCTGATCCGAGCTGGAGTGGAGGGCGGCACATTCGCCTGCACGACCATCGAGCGGTCTGCGCTGCTCATCTTCATCCTGCTCGACGCGACCACGACTTACGTCAACAAGGACGTCACCGAGGTGACCGACCTCGTCGGCACCTTGCTGTTCGACACCACCGAACGCGAGCTCGGCGTGCCGGCCGGCACCCTGCGTTCGCTGTCCGCCCAGCTGGCCCCCGCGGGGCTGGCGGCGACCACCTCACCATGA
- a CDS encoding LacI family DNA-binding transcriptional regulator, protein MSAGAGRATITDVALRAGVSRTTVSHAMNGKGTVSPATSERVRAVAAELGYEPNAVARGLRQSRLGVIALIIRPLDSLDTANPEGVDYFLRFAGSAALSAVDRGYGLLLASDPTRDDAPAPGPAADGFIVDSPVEDDPLIALLRRRGTPYVAVGVAPDSSDDTPAVTHDAEADTDRILAHLTAGGARRIALVTGTDRNDWNRVAHAAYVAWVQRHGHLVDVHALDESSGVAGGRALGLDLLSGKLDGQSGRGGRPDAVYCLTGRHAAGVADAAKELSLRIPDDVQVVAGSDAVMCRTSEPPITALDLNPEQNARTAVNALVAALSGQPPRWPLRGAENHLIVRESTSARR, encoded by the coding sequence GTGTCAGCAGGGGCCGGACGGGCGACCATCACCGATGTCGCGCTCCGGGCGGGTGTGTCGCGCACCACCGTCTCGCACGCGATGAACGGCAAAGGCACCGTCAGTCCGGCGACCTCGGAGCGGGTGCGGGCCGTCGCTGCCGAGCTCGGCTACGAACCGAATGCCGTCGCTCGGGGGTTGCGGCAATCCCGACTGGGAGTCATCGCGCTGATCATCCGGCCTCTCGACAGCCTCGACACCGCCAACCCCGAGGGCGTTGACTACTTCCTGCGCTTCGCCGGCTCAGCAGCGTTGAGCGCGGTCGACCGTGGCTACGGTCTGCTGCTCGCCTCGGACCCCACCCGCGACGACGCACCGGCGCCTGGACCCGCTGCGGACGGGTTCATCGTGGACTCACCCGTCGAGGACGACCCGCTCATTGCGCTGCTACGCCGCCGCGGGACCCCGTACGTGGCCGTCGGCGTCGCTCCAGACTCATCCGACGACACGCCCGCGGTGACCCACGACGCGGAAGCGGATACCGATCGGATCTTGGCGCACCTCACCGCGGGCGGAGCCCGACGGATTGCGCTGGTCACTGGTACTGACCGCAACGACTGGAACCGTGTCGCCCATGCCGCGTACGTGGCGTGGGTCCAGCGCCACGGCCACCTTGTGGACGTCCACGCGCTGGACGAGAGCAGCGGCGTGGCCGGCGGTCGCGCACTCGGTCTCGACCTGCTCAGCGGGAAGCTCGACGGTCAGTCGGGCCGGGGTGGGCGGCCGGACGCGGTGTACTGCCTCACCGGCCGGCACGCCGCCGGCGTCGCCGACGCCGCGAAGGAGCTGTCTCTGCGCATCCCGGATGACGTGCAGGTCGTTGCGGGCTCCGACGCCGTGATGTGCCGTACCTCGGAGCCGCCTATCACCGCCCTGGACCTCAACCCGGAGCAGAACGCGCGCACGGCCGTGAACGCACTGGTCGCCGCCTTGTCCGGTCAACCTCCGCGATGGCCGCTGAGGGGAGCCGAGAACCACCTCATCGTGCGCGAGTCCACGTCGGCTCGGCGCTAG
- a CDS encoding C45 family autoproteolytic acyltransferase/hydolase, producing the protein MDTIAPARARLHVEATHSDRFERGRLRGEQLREDFAAAFDTYLQLFAQVGITESEARDHALRSADAVGEWRHGCIDEMGGVAAGAGVDPWQVYALNARTEILATSSRALPGECSTIAHRRTEGDGVQTFSVQTWDWHVELDQYWHTHETRGGAHDVVGLAEHGMLGKIGMNSAGLATHFNILGHHTDTVGGVPVHVLAATVLEEAGSVAEAVEIIRSAPVSASSALTLLDEDSVTSVEIAGFGVWPIEPVNGTVVRTNHFLHPQPRDGERGELYQPDSTDRYELVRSRLGYYPAPRQSDDLPTYLYSDPGQPALCHIPDMTLSLGERWGTLATVVMEPSTRSARIAAGTPITARAAGWRDLVA; encoded by the coding sequence ATGGACACCATCGCGCCCGCCCGCGCCCGGCTTCACGTCGAAGCCACTCATTCCGACCGCTTCGAGCGCGGGCGCCTGCGCGGCGAACAGTTGCGCGAGGACTTCGCGGCCGCGTTCGACACCTACCTGCAGTTGTTCGCTCAGGTGGGGATCACTGAGTCCGAGGCCCGCGACCACGCATTGCGGTCCGCGGACGCTGTGGGGGAGTGGCGGCACGGCTGTATCGACGAGATGGGCGGGGTCGCGGCCGGTGCGGGCGTCGATCCGTGGCAGGTCTACGCCCTGAACGCGCGCACCGAAATCCTTGCCACCAGCTCTCGCGCGCTACCTGGCGAGTGCTCCACGATCGCGCACCGGCGCACCGAAGGGGATGGTGTGCAGACGTTCTCGGTCCAGACCTGGGACTGGCACGTCGAGTTGGACCAGTACTGGCACACCCACGAGACCCGCGGCGGCGCCCACGACGTGGTCGGGCTGGCTGAGCACGGCATGCTCGGCAAGATCGGCATGAACAGCGCCGGCCTGGCCACCCACTTCAACATCCTCGGCCACCACACCGACACTGTCGGCGGCGTGCCGGTCCACGTGCTGGCCGCGACCGTGCTCGAGGAGGCGGGGTCGGTCGCCGAGGCGGTGGAGATCATCCGCAGCGCCCCGGTGTCCGCATCCAGCGCGTTGACGCTGCTGGACGAGGACTCGGTGACGTCGGTGGAGATCGCCGGCTTCGGCGTGTGGCCCATCGAACCGGTCAACGGCACCGTGGTGCGGACCAACCACTTCCTCCACCCTCAGCCCCGAGACGGCGAACGAGGCGAGCTCTACCAGCCCGACTCGACCGACCGGTACGAACTTGTCCGCTCACGACTCGGCTACTACCCGGCCCCCAGGCAGTCCGACGACCTGCCCACCTACCTCTACTCGGACCCTGGCCAGCCAGCCCTGTGTCACATCCCAGACATGACGCTGAGCCTGGGGGAGCGGTGGGGAACCCTCGCGACCGTCGTCATGGAGCCCAGCACCCGCAGCGCACGTATTGCTGCCGGCACCCCCATCACCGCACGCGCCGCTGGCTGGCGCGACCTGGTGGCGTGA
- a CDS encoding agmatine deiminase family protein encodes MGAGAYLGRKFERRSNQAAVGQDGEKHVSGRSIGEWSMPSETDPHECTWMAWPGGGYTLGDTAHEADVARAMWASVANTIAEYEPLRMLVPPREREKARRLLADDIDVHEVQLDDAWYRDIGPTFVHGRAASGGSGASGGFSPLGAVNWVFNGWGQQDWATWDHDALASGVATDVSGATRIDSPMVNEGGGIHTDGRGTFLVTETVQLDQLRNSGWTKQQVEDELNRTLGARSVIWLPRGLTRDSERFGTKGHVDLLATFDATGRVLVHHQTNAEHPDHAVSQQLFAVLSAATDADGNPMDLVALPAPTVLRDHHGFVDYSYVNHYVANGVVVACAFGDPGDDVSREVLAAAYPGRNVVQLDARPLFERGGGIHCITQQQPAAPAVSPR; translated from the coding sequence TTGGGGGCCGGGGCCTATCTTGGGCGCAAGTTTGAGCGCCGTTCAAATCAAGCAGCAGTCGGTCAGGATGGAGAGAAGCACGTGAGTGGCAGGAGCATCGGCGAGTGGTCCATGCCTTCGGAGACCGATCCGCACGAGTGCACGTGGATGGCGTGGCCGGGCGGCGGCTACACCCTCGGCGACACCGCTCATGAAGCGGACGTGGCTCGTGCGATGTGGGCGTCGGTCGCCAACACCATCGCGGAGTACGAGCCGCTGCGCATGCTCGTGCCGCCCCGCGAGCGTGAGAAGGCCCGGCGGCTGCTCGCCGATGACATCGACGTCCACGAGGTGCAGCTCGATGATGCCTGGTATCGCGACATCGGACCTACGTTCGTCCACGGCCGCGCCGCGTCAGGAGGTTCGGGCGCCTCTGGTGGCTTCAGTCCCCTGGGGGCGGTGAACTGGGTCTTCAACGGGTGGGGCCAGCAGGACTGGGCCACCTGGGATCACGACGCCCTCGCAAGTGGCGTGGCGACCGACGTCAGTGGCGCGACACGGATCGACTCTCCCATGGTCAACGAGGGCGGCGGCATCCACACCGACGGCCGCGGAACGTTCCTCGTGACCGAGACGGTGCAGCTCGATCAGCTGCGCAACTCCGGCTGGACCAAGCAGCAGGTGGAGGACGAGCTGAACCGCACCCTCGGCGCCCGGTCGGTGATCTGGTTGCCGCGCGGCCTGACCCGCGACAGCGAACGGTTCGGCACGAAGGGCCACGTCGACCTGCTCGCCACCTTCGACGCCACGGGCCGTGTGTTGGTGCATCACCAAACAAACGCGGAACACCCCGACCACGCCGTGTCCCAGCAGCTGTTCGCGGTGCTTTCCGCAGCCACGGACGCGGACGGCAACCCGATGGACCTGGTGGCGCTGCCAGCACCAACCGTGCTCCGCGACCACCACGGGTTCGTCGACTACAGCTACGTCAACCACTACGTCGCCAACGGTGTCGTGGTGGCTTGCGCGTTCGGCGACCCCGGCGATGACGTCTCTCGTGAAGTCCTGGCCGCCGCTTACCCCGGCCGGAACGTCGTGCAGCTCGACGCACGACCCCTGTTCGAGCGCGGAGGCGGGATCCACTGCATCACCCAGCAGCAGCCGGCCGCCCCAGCTGTGTCTCCTCGCTGA
- a CDS encoding C45 family autoproteolytic acyltransferase/hydolase — translation MGTAVVRTDAADPRTRGYELGATSPVGRVWDTYKAIFAENGVTHLAHDVAEASFDRVQDWAPDLAEEMLGIAEGSGLLPWNIAALNARSEILAHAVTRLPGECSTAVFLPSSGAPRTIQTWDWHEALADLTVAWQLRSSSGATVKTLTECGIVGKIGVSRAGLGVHFNLLRHGSDSGDPGVPVHVLARRVLDEAVDVDSAEAIIGSAPVSSSVALTVIAFDGRRATGACFEVAPTGVSRMDANPDGFLRHTNHFIDTSLSQGRRPSPLEPDSRARLIRLAAKAPELTSEDLRARTAAMLSHTSDGAAICRHPGRPDDPSQRWRTLVTISLDLERSQLRYRDGNLCDTTADDWLEI, via the coding sequence ATGGGCACCGCAGTCGTCCGCACCGACGCGGCGGACCCGCGCACACGGGGCTACGAGCTGGGCGCGACTTCGCCGGTCGGTCGCGTGTGGGACACCTACAAGGCCATCTTCGCCGAGAACGGCGTGACCCACCTCGCCCACGACGTCGCCGAGGCGTCGTTCGACCGCGTGCAGGACTGGGCCCCCGACCTGGCCGAGGAGATGCTCGGCATCGCCGAGGGCAGCGGCCTGCTCCCGTGGAACATCGCTGCTCTCAACGCGCGCAGCGAAATCCTGGCCCACGCCGTCACCCGGCTGCCGGGTGAATGCTCCACGGCCGTCTTCCTGCCCAGCTCGGGTGCACCGCGGACCATCCAGACGTGGGACTGGCACGAAGCGCTCGCCGACCTGACCGTCGCGTGGCAGCTTCGGTCGTCGTCCGGCGCGACCGTCAAGACACTGACGGAGTGCGGCATCGTCGGGAAGATCGGTGTCTCGAGGGCAGGCCTTGGCGTTCACTTCAACCTGCTTCGTCACGGATCGGACTCGGGTGACCCGGGGGTCCCGGTCCACGTGCTGGCGAGACGAGTCCTCGACGAGGCCGTCGACGTGGACTCAGCGGAGGCCATCATCGGGTCGGCCCCTGTGTCGTCGTCTGTCGCGCTGACCGTGATCGCCTTCGACGGCCGCCGCGCCACGGGCGCATGCTTCGAGGTTGCGCCGACGGGAGTGAGCCGGATGGACGCGAACCCTGATGGATTCCTGCGTCACACCAACCACTTCATCGACACCAGCCTCTCTCAAGGTCGGCGCCCCAGTCCCCTCGAGCCCGACAGCCGGGCCCGCCTGATCCGCCTCGCCGCCAAAGCCCCAGAGCTCACAAGCGAGGACCTCCGCGCCAGGACAGCCGCCATGCTGAGCCATACCAGCGACGGCGCGGCTATCTGCCGACACCCTGGCCGCCCCGACGACCCGAGCCAGCGGTGGCGCACCCTCGTCACCATCTCGCTCGACCTCGAGCGGTCGCAACTGCGGTATCGGGACGGAAACCTGTGCGACACCACCGCAGACGACTGGCTCGAAATCTGA
- a CDS encoding TetR/AcrR family transcriptional regulator, with product MSTPSRRNRRLDRPRERVLEAAWELVIERGLAELTLAELGRRVETSASHLLYYFGSKDELLLDVLRWSESQLAVERAAVMASENSVSDKLEGLVNLYVPTGPADPRWLLWIEMWPRALRVEGLARSQAALDHEWRPDFTALLDEAGVHEPELVMRRIVALLDGLSVAIMTGEDAIDVSLVWRHVAALVPELAPTH from the coding sequence GTGAGTACGCCTTCGCGTCGTAACCGCCGGCTGGACCGGCCGCGCGAGCGGGTACTGGAGGCTGCGTGGGAGCTGGTGATCGAACGAGGCCTCGCTGAGCTGACCCTGGCCGAGCTGGGCCGGCGCGTGGAGACCAGCGCCAGTCACCTGCTCTACTACTTCGGGTCCAAGGACGAGCTGCTCCTCGACGTGCTGCGGTGGAGCGAGAGCCAGCTCGCCGTAGAGCGGGCCGCGGTGATGGCGTCGGAGAACTCGGTGTCCGACAAGCTCGAGGGGCTCGTGAACCTCTACGTCCCCACCGGTCCGGCCGACCCGCGGTGGCTGCTGTGGATCGAGATGTGGCCCCGGGCCCTGCGCGTCGAAGGACTCGCCAGATCGCAGGCAGCCTTGGACCACGAGTGGCGCCCAGACTTCACGGCACTGCTTGACGAAGCCGGCGTGCACGAGCCAGAGCTCGTGATGCGTCGCATCGTCGCCCTGCTGGACGGGCTCAGCGTCGCGATCATGACTGGCGAGGACGCCATCGACGTCTCACTCGTGTGGCGCCACGTCGCCGCCCTCGTGCCCGAGCTCGCCCCCACGCACTGA
- a CDS encoding amidohydrolase has protein sequence MTTEAPKLFTGARIFTAQQRPWAEAMVVAAGRLLYVGDDRTARRIAGATAQEHRVEGKLVLPGFVDAHAHIVSTGEVSEQIDLSRAADLAEVHRRIKVWADAHPGEPRIRAHSWEPASILGERPTRQMLDAVVADRPVYVQTYDFHSIWLNSAAIAEVGLNSDTTDTVGGKVWRDENGLPTGYVDETAMHAYVWPFLEDLQTDADLDRHLASALRGYRNVGVTAAVDMGLHERDLAAMARAEQAGELTARIVAHWRIAPSGRTGEDLAEVAHAAELASRHHTDRLRVTGIKLMLDGTVDGCTAALGVPYVDGTNADPIWDTAALCAVVTAADAAGLQVAMHAIGDEAIRQAITAVESAVEANGPLDRRHRIEHLEVVENADIQRLAALGLTASMQPVHADPAIQENWRAMLGDDRVDRGFPWSEMTDAGAPLAFGTDSPTAPYPPLRNMFIAATRRSAFDPTLTPNVEKFALPLADAIGHATRDAAWACRAEDQFGALAPGRLADFVVVDRDVFEEAPESLLEAGVVSTVVGGEEVRSA, from the coding sequence ATGACCACTGAGGCACCCAAGCTCTTCACCGGGGCTCGGATCTTCACCGCACAGCAGCGCCCGTGGGCCGAGGCAATGGTGGTGGCCGCGGGCCGGCTGCTCTACGTCGGCGACGATCGCACCGCTCGCCGCATCGCCGGCGCCACGGCGCAAGAGCACCGCGTCGAAGGGAAGCTCGTCCTGCCCGGCTTCGTGGACGCCCACGCCCACATAGTCAGCACCGGCGAGGTGAGCGAGCAGATCGATCTCAGCCGCGCCGCCGACCTCGCCGAGGTGCACCGCCGCATCAAGGTGTGGGCCGATGCCCATCCCGGTGAGCCCCGCATCCGCGCCCACAGTTGGGAACCGGCCTCCATCCTGGGCGAGCGTCCCACGCGCCAGATGCTCGACGCGGTTGTTGCCGACCGGCCCGTGTACGTGCAGACGTACGACTTCCACTCGATCTGGTTGAACTCCGCAGCCATCGCCGAGGTTGGCCTGAACTCCGACACCACTGACACCGTCGGCGGCAAGGTGTGGCGCGACGAGAACGGGCTGCCCACCGGGTACGTCGACGAGACCGCCATGCATGCCTACGTGTGGCCATTCCTCGAAGACCTCCAGACCGACGCCGATCTCGACCGCCACCTGGCGTCCGCGCTGCGGGGCTACCGCAACGTCGGCGTCACCGCCGCCGTGGACATGGGACTGCACGAGCGCGACCTGGCCGCCATGGCTCGCGCCGAGCAGGCAGGGGAGCTCACGGCTCGCATCGTCGCCCACTGGCGCATCGCACCGAGCGGCCGCACCGGCGAGGACCTCGCGGAGGTTGCACACGCAGCCGAGCTGGCGTCTCGTCACCACACCGACCGGCTCCGGGTGACGGGCATCAAGTTGATGCTCGACGGGACGGTCGACGGGTGCACCGCCGCGCTCGGCGTGCCGTACGTCGACGGCACCAACGCCGACCCGATCTGGGACACCGCCGCACTGTGTGCCGTGGTCACTGCCGCCGACGCGGCCGGACTACAGGTCGCGATGCACGCCATCGGCGACGAGGCGATTCGTCAGGCGATCACCGCGGTGGAGTCCGCTGTCGAGGCCAATGGACCTTTGGACCGGCGCCACCGCATCGAGCACCTCGAGGTCGTCGAGAACGCCGACATCCAGCGCCTCGCCGCACTCGGCCTGACCGCGAGCATGCAGCCGGTGCACGCAGACCCCGCGATCCAGGAGAACTGGCGCGCGATGCTGGGCGACGACCGCGTTGACCGCGGCTTCCCTTGGTCCGAGATGACCGACGCCGGCGCGCCGCTCGCGTTCGGCACCGACTCTCCGACAGCGCCCTACCCGCCGCTGCGGAACATGTTCATCGCCGCCACTCGCCGCTCGGCGTTCGACCCCACCTTGACGCCCAACGTTGAGAAGTTCGCGCTCCCGCTGGCCGACGCGATTGGGCATGCCACCCGCGACGCCGCCTGGGCGTGCCGCGCCGAGGACCAGTTCGGGGCGCTCGCACCGGGCCGGCTAGCCGACTTCGTCGTCGTGGACCGCGACGTGTTCGAGGAGGCCCCCGAGAGCTTGCTCGAAGCCGGGGTAGTCAGCACCGTCGTCGGCGGAGAGGAGGTGCGGAGCGCATGA